Proteins encoded in a region of the Pelmatolapia mariae isolate MD_Pm_ZW linkage group LG6, Pm_UMD_F_2, whole genome shotgun sequence genome:
- the gne gene encoding bifunctional UDP-N-acetylglucosamine 2-epimerase/N-acetylmannosamine kinase isoform X1, whose product MDKHLGSVQISPHPLNIWKAQEQYFLRMQRNKEKKSMEKMGESNQCKRKLRVCVATCNRADYSKLAPIMSGIKSHPEDFELEVVVLGSHLIDDYGNTFRMIEQDDFDIGSKLHTIVRGEDEAAMVESVGLALVKLPDVIQRLKPDILVVHGDRFDALALATAAALMNIRILHLEGGEVSGTIDDSIRHAISKLAHYHACCTRMAEQHLIAMCEDHSRILLAGCPSYDKLLLSHHREDYMDIIKSWLGDKVQEGDYIVALQHPVTTDIQHSIKIYGLMLDALISFNKKTLILFPNIDAGSKEMVRVMRRKGIEQHPNFRAVKHIPFEQFIQLVSHAGCMIGNSSCGVREAGAFGTPVINLGTRQTGRETGENVLHVRDADTHNKIYHALELQFGKRYPCSKIYGDGNAVPRILKFLRSIDLDEPLQKTFCFPPVKDPISQDIDHILETQSALAVDLGGTNLRVAIVCMRGTIVKKYSQPNPKTFEARMELILKMCNDAMRDAVGLNCRILGVGVSTGGRVNPQDGVVLHSTKLIQEWSSVDLRTPISDALHLPVWVDNDGNCAALAERKFGHGKGVENFVTVITGTGIGGGIIHHNELVHGSTFCAAELGHIMVSLEGPECMCGSRGCIEAYASGMALQREAKKLHDEDLLKVEGMDMKLSEPITAAHLISAAKMGNSKADAVLTKAATALGVGIINILHTVNPSQVILSGVLASYYQAPVQHVISQRALFSVQNIKVVTSDLEEPALLGAASMVLDYATRRIY is encoded by the exons ATGGATAAGCATCTGGGTTCTGTGCAGATAAGTCCTCAC CCTCTGAATATTTGGAAGGCCCAA GAGCAGTATTTTCTGAGAATGCAAAGGAACAAAGAGAAGAAATCAATGGAAAAGATGGGAGAGTCAAATCAG TGTAAGAGGAAACTGAGGGTGTGTGTGGCAACATGCAACAGAGCAGATTATTCCAAGCTGGCCCCCATCATGTCTGGGATCAAATCCCACCCAGAAGACTTTGAACTAGAAGTTGTGGTGCTTGGTTCACATCTCATTGATGACTACGG gaacACTTTTCGGATGATTGAGCAGGACGACTTTGACATTGGCTCGAAGCTCCACACTATTGTGAGAGGAGAGGACGAGGCTGCCATGGTGGAAAGTGTTGGGCTGGCACTTGTAAAACTACCTGATGTTATACAGAGACTGAAACCTGACATCCTGGTCGTACACGGTGACCGTTTCGACGCTCTCGCTTTGGCAACTGCTGCAGCATTAATGAATATTAGAATACTTCACCTGGAGGGAGGAGAG GTTAGTGGTACAATTGATGACTCAATCCGCCATGCCATCAGTAAACTGGCCCATTACCACGCCTGCTGCACACGGATGGCAGAGCAGCATCTCATCGCTATGTGTGAGGACCACTCTCGTATCCTCCTTGCTGGCTGCCCTTCATATGACAAGCTGCTATTGTCTCATCACAGAGAGGACTACATGGATATCATCAAAAGCTGGTTGG GTGACAAGGTCCAGGAAGGTGACTATATTGTAGCATTGCAGCACCCGGTCACGACGGACATCCAGCACTCTATTAAAATCTATGGGCTGATGCTGGATGCGCTGATTTCCTTCAACAAGAAGACTCTCATCCTCTTTCCTAACATTGATGCCG GAAGTAAGGAGATGGTACGTGTTATGCGGAGAAAGGGGATTGAGCAACACCCTAACTTCCGAGCAGTGAAGCACATTCCTTTTGAGCAGTTCATCCAGCTTGTGTCGCATGCTGGCTGCATGATTGGAAACAGCAGCTGCGGGGTACGAGAGGCTGGGGCCTTTGGCACACCTGTCATTAACCTGGGAACAAGACAAACAGGCAGAGAAACAG gtgaaaatgttttacatgtCAGAGATGCCGACACTCACAATAAAATCTACCATGCTCTGGAGCTGCAGTTTGGAAAGAGATACCCCTG TTCCAAGATTTATGGTGATGGCAACGCAGTGCCTCGTATTCTCAAGTTTCTCCGTTCTATTGACCTGGACGAGCCTCTCCAAAAGACCTTCTGCTTCCCTCCTGTGAAAGACCCGATTTCCCAGGACATTGATCATATCCTAGAGACCCAAAGTGCTTTGGCCGTCGACCTGGGAGGGACCAACCTCAGAGTGGCCATTGTCTGCATGAGG GGCACCATAGTGAAGAAATACAGCCAGCCCAATCCAAAGACTTTCGAGGCCAGAATGGAACTCATATTAAAGATGTGCAATGATGCCATGCGGGATGCTGTGGGCCTTAACTGTAGAATACTTGGTGTCG GAGTGTCCACTGGTGGGCGTGTAAACCCCCAAGATGGTGTGGTCCTACACTCCACAAAGCTGATTCAGGAGTGGTCTTCTGTGGACCTAAGAACGCCCATATCAGATGCTTTACACCTACCCGTCTGGGTTGACAATGATGGCAACTGCGCTGCACTGGCAGAGAGGAAGTTTGGTCACGGCAAAGGAGTGGAGAACTTTGTCACAGTCATCACAGGAACAG GTATTGGAGGAGGAATTATCCATCACAATGAGTTGGTCCATGGTAGTACCTTCTGTGCTGCTGAGCTGGGTCACATCATGGTTTCGCTGGAAGGCCCAGAGTGTATGTGTGGCAGCCGTGGCTGCATAGAGGCCTATGCATCCGGGATGGCCCTTCAGAGAGAGGCCAAAAAACTGCATGATG aggATCTGTTGAAGGTGGAGGGGATGGATATGAAACTCTCAGAGCCAATCACTGCTGCACATCTTATCAGTGCAGCCAAAATGGGAAACTCCAAAGCCGACGCTGTTCTGACCAAGG CCGCCACTGCACTGGGTGTGGGCATCATCAACATCCTCCACACAGTCAACCCTTCACAGGTGATTCTGTCTGGAGTCTTGGCCTCTTACTACCAGGCGCCAGTGCAGCATGTCATCTCGCAGAGAGCgctcttctctgtccaaaacatCAAGGTTGTAACATCAGACTTGGAAGAACCAGCTTTACTTGGAGCAGCCAGCATGGTGTTAGACTATGCAACCAGAAGAATATATTAA
- the gne gene encoding bifunctional UDP-N-acetylglucosamine 2-epimerase/N-acetylmannosamine kinase isoform X2, with amino-acid sequence MPLNIWKAQEQYFLRMQRNKEKKSMEKMGESNQCKRKLRVCVATCNRADYSKLAPIMSGIKSHPEDFELEVVVLGSHLIDDYGNTFRMIEQDDFDIGSKLHTIVRGEDEAAMVESVGLALVKLPDVIQRLKPDILVVHGDRFDALALATAAALMNIRILHLEGGEVSGTIDDSIRHAISKLAHYHACCTRMAEQHLIAMCEDHSRILLAGCPSYDKLLLSHHREDYMDIIKSWLGDKVQEGDYIVALQHPVTTDIQHSIKIYGLMLDALISFNKKTLILFPNIDAGSKEMVRVMRRKGIEQHPNFRAVKHIPFEQFIQLVSHAGCMIGNSSCGVREAGAFGTPVINLGTRQTGRETGENVLHVRDADTHNKIYHALELQFGKRYPCSKIYGDGNAVPRILKFLRSIDLDEPLQKTFCFPPVKDPISQDIDHILETQSALAVDLGGTNLRVAIVCMRGTIVKKYSQPNPKTFEARMELILKMCNDAMRDAVGLNCRILGVGVSTGGRVNPQDGVVLHSTKLIQEWSSVDLRTPISDALHLPVWVDNDGNCAALAERKFGHGKGVENFVTVITGTGIGGGIIHHNELVHGSTFCAAELGHIMVSLEGPECMCGSRGCIEAYASGMALQREAKKLHDEDLLKVEGMDMKLSEPITAAHLISAAKMGNSKADAVLTKAATALGVGIINILHTVNPSQVILSGVLASYYQAPVQHVISQRALFSVQNIKVVTSDLEEPALLGAASMVLDYATRRIY; translated from the exons CCTCTGAATATTTGGAAGGCCCAA GAGCAGTATTTTCTGAGAATGCAAAGGAACAAAGAGAAGAAATCAATGGAAAAGATGGGAGAGTCAAATCAG TGTAAGAGGAAACTGAGGGTGTGTGTGGCAACATGCAACAGAGCAGATTATTCCAAGCTGGCCCCCATCATGTCTGGGATCAAATCCCACCCAGAAGACTTTGAACTAGAAGTTGTGGTGCTTGGTTCACATCTCATTGATGACTACGG gaacACTTTTCGGATGATTGAGCAGGACGACTTTGACATTGGCTCGAAGCTCCACACTATTGTGAGAGGAGAGGACGAGGCTGCCATGGTGGAAAGTGTTGGGCTGGCACTTGTAAAACTACCTGATGTTATACAGAGACTGAAACCTGACATCCTGGTCGTACACGGTGACCGTTTCGACGCTCTCGCTTTGGCAACTGCTGCAGCATTAATGAATATTAGAATACTTCACCTGGAGGGAGGAGAG GTTAGTGGTACAATTGATGACTCAATCCGCCATGCCATCAGTAAACTGGCCCATTACCACGCCTGCTGCACACGGATGGCAGAGCAGCATCTCATCGCTATGTGTGAGGACCACTCTCGTATCCTCCTTGCTGGCTGCCCTTCATATGACAAGCTGCTATTGTCTCATCACAGAGAGGACTACATGGATATCATCAAAAGCTGGTTGG GTGACAAGGTCCAGGAAGGTGACTATATTGTAGCATTGCAGCACCCGGTCACGACGGACATCCAGCACTCTATTAAAATCTATGGGCTGATGCTGGATGCGCTGATTTCCTTCAACAAGAAGACTCTCATCCTCTTTCCTAACATTGATGCCG GAAGTAAGGAGATGGTACGTGTTATGCGGAGAAAGGGGATTGAGCAACACCCTAACTTCCGAGCAGTGAAGCACATTCCTTTTGAGCAGTTCATCCAGCTTGTGTCGCATGCTGGCTGCATGATTGGAAACAGCAGCTGCGGGGTACGAGAGGCTGGGGCCTTTGGCACACCTGTCATTAACCTGGGAACAAGACAAACAGGCAGAGAAACAG gtgaaaatgttttacatgtCAGAGATGCCGACACTCACAATAAAATCTACCATGCTCTGGAGCTGCAGTTTGGAAAGAGATACCCCTG TTCCAAGATTTATGGTGATGGCAACGCAGTGCCTCGTATTCTCAAGTTTCTCCGTTCTATTGACCTGGACGAGCCTCTCCAAAAGACCTTCTGCTTCCCTCCTGTGAAAGACCCGATTTCCCAGGACATTGATCATATCCTAGAGACCCAAAGTGCTTTGGCCGTCGACCTGGGAGGGACCAACCTCAGAGTGGCCATTGTCTGCATGAGG GGCACCATAGTGAAGAAATACAGCCAGCCCAATCCAAAGACTTTCGAGGCCAGAATGGAACTCATATTAAAGATGTGCAATGATGCCATGCGGGATGCTGTGGGCCTTAACTGTAGAATACTTGGTGTCG GAGTGTCCACTGGTGGGCGTGTAAACCCCCAAGATGGTGTGGTCCTACACTCCACAAAGCTGATTCAGGAGTGGTCTTCTGTGGACCTAAGAACGCCCATATCAGATGCTTTACACCTACCCGTCTGGGTTGACAATGATGGCAACTGCGCTGCACTGGCAGAGAGGAAGTTTGGTCACGGCAAAGGAGTGGAGAACTTTGTCACAGTCATCACAGGAACAG GTATTGGAGGAGGAATTATCCATCACAATGAGTTGGTCCATGGTAGTACCTTCTGTGCTGCTGAGCTGGGTCACATCATGGTTTCGCTGGAAGGCCCAGAGTGTATGTGTGGCAGCCGTGGCTGCATAGAGGCCTATGCATCCGGGATGGCCCTTCAGAGAGAGGCCAAAAAACTGCATGATG aggATCTGTTGAAGGTGGAGGGGATGGATATGAAACTCTCAGAGCCAATCACTGCTGCACATCTTATCAGTGCAGCCAAAATGGGAAACTCCAAAGCCGACGCTGTTCTGACCAAGG CCGCCACTGCACTGGGTGTGGGCATCATCAACATCCTCCACACAGTCAACCCTTCACAGGTGATTCTGTCTGGAGTCTTGGCCTCTTACTACCAGGCGCCAGTGCAGCATGTCATCTCGCAGAGAGCgctcttctctgtccaaaacatCAAGGTTGTAACATCAGACTTGGAAGAACCAGCTTTACTTGGAGCAGCCAGCATGGTGTTAGACTATGCAACCAGAAGAATATATTAA
- the gne gene encoding bifunctional UDP-N-acetylglucosamine 2-epimerase/N-acetylmannosamine kinase isoform X3 encodes MEQYFLRMQRNKEKKSMEKMGESNQCKRKLRVCVATCNRADYSKLAPIMSGIKSHPEDFELEVVVLGSHLIDDYGNTFRMIEQDDFDIGSKLHTIVRGEDEAAMVESVGLALVKLPDVIQRLKPDILVVHGDRFDALALATAAALMNIRILHLEGGEVSGTIDDSIRHAISKLAHYHACCTRMAEQHLIAMCEDHSRILLAGCPSYDKLLLSHHREDYMDIIKSWLGDKVQEGDYIVALQHPVTTDIQHSIKIYGLMLDALISFNKKTLILFPNIDAGSKEMVRVMRRKGIEQHPNFRAVKHIPFEQFIQLVSHAGCMIGNSSCGVREAGAFGTPVINLGTRQTGRETGENVLHVRDADTHNKIYHALELQFGKRYPCSKIYGDGNAVPRILKFLRSIDLDEPLQKTFCFPPVKDPISQDIDHILETQSALAVDLGGTNLRVAIVCMRGTIVKKYSQPNPKTFEARMELILKMCNDAMRDAVGLNCRILGVGVSTGGRVNPQDGVVLHSTKLIQEWSSVDLRTPISDALHLPVWVDNDGNCAALAERKFGHGKGVENFVTVITGTGIGGGIIHHNELVHGSTFCAAELGHIMVSLEGPECMCGSRGCIEAYASGMALQREAKKLHDEDLLKVEGMDMKLSEPITAAHLISAAKMGNSKADAVLTKAATALGVGIINILHTVNPSQVILSGVLASYYQAPVQHVISQRALFSVQNIKVVTSDLEEPALLGAASMVLDYATRRIY; translated from the exons GAGCAGTATTTTCTGAGAATGCAAAGGAACAAAGAGAAGAAATCAATGGAAAAGATGGGAGAGTCAAATCAG TGTAAGAGGAAACTGAGGGTGTGTGTGGCAACATGCAACAGAGCAGATTATTCCAAGCTGGCCCCCATCATGTCTGGGATCAAATCCCACCCAGAAGACTTTGAACTAGAAGTTGTGGTGCTTGGTTCACATCTCATTGATGACTACGG gaacACTTTTCGGATGATTGAGCAGGACGACTTTGACATTGGCTCGAAGCTCCACACTATTGTGAGAGGAGAGGACGAGGCTGCCATGGTGGAAAGTGTTGGGCTGGCACTTGTAAAACTACCTGATGTTATACAGAGACTGAAACCTGACATCCTGGTCGTACACGGTGACCGTTTCGACGCTCTCGCTTTGGCAACTGCTGCAGCATTAATGAATATTAGAATACTTCACCTGGAGGGAGGAGAG GTTAGTGGTACAATTGATGACTCAATCCGCCATGCCATCAGTAAACTGGCCCATTACCACGCCTGCTGCACACGGATGGCAGAGCAGCATCTCATCGCTATGTGTGAGGACCACTCTCGTATCCTCCTTGCTGGCTGCCCTTCATATGACAAGCTGCTATTGTCTCATCACAGAGAGGACTACATGGATATCATCAAAAGCTGGTTGG GTGACAAGGTCCAGGAAGGTGACTATATTGTAGCATTGCAGCACCCGGTCACGACGGACATCCAGCACTCTATTAAAATCTATGGGCTGATGCTGGATGCGCTGATTTCCTTCAACAAGAAGACTCTCATCCTCTTTCCTAACATTGATGCCG GAAGTAAGGAGATGGTACGTGTTATGCGGAGAAAGGGGATTGAGCAACACCCTAACTTCCGAGCAGTGAAGCACATTCCTTTTGAGCAGTTCATCCAGCTTGTGTCGCATGCTGGCTGCATGATTGGAAACAGCAGCTGCGGGGTACGAGAGGCTGGGGCCTTTGGCACACCTGTCATTAACCTGGGAACAAGACAAACAGGCAGAGAAACAG gtgaaaatgttttacatgtCAGAGATGCCGACACTCACAATAAAATCTACCATGCTCTGGAGCTGCAGTTTGGAAAGAGATACCCCTG TTCCAAGATTTATGGTGATGGCAACGCAGTGCCTCGTATTCTCAAGTTTCTCCGTTCTATTGACCTGGACGAGCCTCTCCAAAAGACCTTCTGCTTCCCTCCTGTGAAAGACCCGATTTCCCAGGACATTGATCATATCCTAGAGACCCAAAGTGCTTTGGCCGTCGACCTGGGAGGGACCAACCTCAGAGTGGCCATTGTCTGCATGAGG GGCACCATAGTGAAGAAATACAGCCAGCCCAATCCAAAGACTTTCGAGGCCAGAATGGAACTCATATTAAAGATGTGCAATGATGCCATGCGGGATGCTGTGGGCCTTAACTGTAGAATACTTGGTGTCG GAGTGTCCACTGGTGGGCGTGTAAACCCCCAAGATGGTGTGGTCCTACACTCCACAAAGCTGATTCAGGAGTGGTCTTCTGTGGACCTAAGAACGCCCATATCAGATGCTTTACACCTACCCGTCTGGGTTGACAATGATGGCAACTGCGCTGCACTGGCAGAGAGGAAGTTTGGTCACGGCAAAGGAGTGGAGAACTTTGTCACAGTCATCACAGGAACAG GTATTGGAGGAGGAATTATCCATCACAATGAGTTGGTCCATGGTAGTACCTTCTGTGCTGCTGAGCTGGGTCACATCATGGTTTCGCTGGAAGGCCCAGAGTGTATGTGTGGCAGCCGTGGCTGCATAGAGGCCTATGCATCCGGGATGGCCCTTCAGAGAGAGGCCAAAAAACTGCATGATG aggATCTGTTGAAGGTGGAGGGGATGGATATGAAACTCTCAGAGCCAATCACTGCTGCACATCTTATCAGTGCAGCCAAAATGGGAAACTCCAAAGCCGACGCTGTTCTGACCAAGG CCGCCACTGCACTGGGTGTGGGCATCATCAACATCCTCCACACAGTCAACCCTTCACAGGTGATTCTGTCTGGAGTCTTGGCCTCTTACTACCAGGCGCCAGTGCAGCATGTCATCTCGCAGAGAGCgctcttctctgtccaaaacatCAAGGTTGTAACATCAGACTTGGAAGAACCAGCTTTACTTGGAGCAGCCAGCATGGTGTTAGACTATGCAACCAGAAGAATATATTAA
- the gne gene encoding bifunctional UDP-N-acetylglucosamine 2-epimerase/N-acetylmannosamine kinase isoform X4 translates to MQRNKEKKSMEKMGESNQCKRKLRVCVATCNRADYSKLAPIMSGIKSHPEDFELEVVVLGSHLIDDYGNTFRMIEQDDFDIGSKLHTIVRGEDEAAMVESVGLALVKLPDVIQRLKPDILVVHGDRFDALALATAAALMNIRILHLEGGEVSGTIDDSIRHAISKLAHYHACCTRMAEQHLIAMCEDHSRILLAGCPSYDKLLLSHHREDYMDIIKSWLGDKVQEGDYIVALQHPVTTDIQHSIKIYGLMLDALISFNKKTLILFPNIDAGSKEMVRVMRRKGIEQHPNFRAVKHIPFEQFIQLVSHAGCMIGNSSCGVREAGAFGTPVINLGTRQTGRETGENVLHVRDADTHNKIYHALELQFGKRYPCSKIYGDGNAVPRILKFLRSIDLDEPLQKTFCFPPVKDPISQDIDHILETQSALAVDLGGTNLRVAIVCMRGTIVKKYSQPNPKTFEARMELILKMCNDAMRDAVGLNCRILGVGVSTGGRVNPQDGVVLHSTKLIQEWSSVDLRTPISDALHLPVWVDNDGNCAALAERKFGHGKGVENFVTVITGTGIGGGIIHHNELVHGSTFCAAELGHIMVSLEGPECMCGSRGCIEAYASGMALQREAKKLHDEDLLKVEGMDMKLSEPITAAHLISAAKMGNSKADAVLTKAATALGVGIINILHTVNPSQVILSGVLASYYQAPVQHVISQRALFSVQNIKVVTSDLEEPALLGAASMVLDYATRRIY, encoded by the exons ATGCAAAGGAACAAAGAGAAGAAATCAATGGAAAAGATGGGAGAGTCAAATCAG TGTAAGAGGAAACTGAGGGTGTGTGTGGCAACATGCAACAGAGCAGATTATTCCAAGCTGGCCCCCATCATGTCTGGGATCAAATCCCACCCAGAAGACTTTGAACTAGAAGTTGTGGTGCTTGGTTCACATCTCATTGATGACTACGG gaacACTTTTCGGATGATTGAGCAGGACGACTTTGACATTGGCTCGAAGCTCCACACTATTGTGAGAGGAGAGGACGAGGCTGCCATGGTGGAAAGTGTTGGGCTGGCACTTGTAAAACTACCTGATGTTATACAGAGACTGAAACCTGACATCCTGGTCGTACACGGTGACCGTTTCGACGCTCTCGCTTTGGCAACTGCTGCAGCATTAATGAATATTAGAATACTTCACCTGGAGGGAGGAGAG GTTAGTGGTACAATTGATGACTCAATCCGCCATGCCATCAGTAAACTGGCCCATTACCACGCCTGCTGCACACGGATGGCAGAGCAGCATCTCATCGCTATGTGTGAGGACCACTCTCGTATCCTCCTTGCTGGCTGCCCTTCATATGACAAGCTGCTATTGTCTCATCACAGAGAGGACTACATGGATATCATCAAAAGCTGGTTGG GTGACAAGGTCCAGGAAGGTGACTATATTGTAGCATTGCAGCACCCGGTCACGACGGACATCCAGCACTCTATTAAAATCTATGGGCTGATGCTGGATGCGCTGATTTCCTTCAACAAGAAGACTCTCATCCTCTTTCCTAACATTGATGCCG GAAGTAAGGAGATGGTACGTGTTATGCGGAGAAAGGGGATTGAGCAACACCCTAACTTCCGAGCAGTGAAGCACATTCCTTTTGAGCAGTTCATCCAGCTTGTGTCGCATGCTGGCTGCATGATTGGAAACAGCAGCTGCGGGGTACGAGAGGCTGGGGCCTTTGGCACACCTGTCATTAACCTGGGAACAAGACAAACAGGCAGAGAAACAG gtgaaaatgttttacatgtCAGAGATGCCGACACTCACAATAAAATCTACCATGCTCTGGAGCTGCAGTTTGGAAAGAGATACCCCTG TTCCAAGATTTATGGTGATGGCAACGCAGTGCCTCGTATTCTCAAGTTTCTCCGTTCTATTGACCTGGACGAGCCTCTCCAAAAGACCTTCTGCTTCCCTCCTGTGAAAGACCCGATTTCCCAGGACATTGATCATATCCTAGAGACCCAAAGTGCTTTGGCCGTCGACCTGGGAGGGACCAACCTCAGAGTGGCCATTGTCTGCATGAGG GGCACCATAGTGAAGAAATACAGCCAGCCCAATCCAAAGACTTTCGAGGCCAGAATGGAACTCATATTAAAGATGTGCAATGATGCCATGCGGGATGCTGTGGGCCTTAACTGTAGAATACTTGGTGTCG GAGTGTCCACTGGTGGGCGTGTAAACCCCCAAGATGGTGTGGTCCTACACTCCACAAAGCTGATTCAGGAGTGGTCTTCTGTGGACCTAAGAACGCCCATATCAGATGCTTTACACCTACCCGTCTGGGTTGACAATGATGGCAACTGCGCTGCACTGGCAGAGAGGAAGTTTGGTCACGGCAAAGGAGTGGAGAACTTTGTCACAGTCATCACAGGAACAG GTATTGGAGGAGGAATTATCCATCACAATGAGTTGGTCCATGGTAGTACCTTCTGTGCTGCTGAGCTGGGTCACATCATGGTTTCGCTGGAAGGCCCAGAGTGTATGTGTGGCAGCCGTGGCTGCATAGAGGCCTATGCATCCGGGATGGCCCTTCAGAGAGAGGCCAAAAAACTGCATGATG aggATCTGTTGAAGGTGGAGGGGATGGATATGAAACTCTCAGAGCCAATCACTGCTGCACATCTTATCAGTGCAGCCAAAATGGGAAACTCCAAAGCCGACGCTGTTCTGACCAAGG CCGCCACTGCACTGGGTGTGGGCATCATCAACATCCTCCACACAGTCAACCCTTCACAGGTGATTCTGTCTGGAGTCTTGGCCTCTTACTACCAGGCGCCAGTGCAGCATGTCATCTCGCAGAGAGCgctcttctctgtccaaaacatCAAGGTTGTAACATCAGACTTGGAAGAACCAGCTTTACTTGGAGCAGCCAGCATGGTGTTAGACTATGCAACCAGAAGAATATATTAA
- the clta gene encoding clathrin light chain A isoform X2: protein MDDFDMLNAPSAGNGVGSEEDPAAAFLAQQESEIAGIENDEGFSILDSGDVPSSLGDTNDGAINGELHGESNGPSDAYAAISNADRLQAEPESLRKWREEQRERLEELDANSRQQETEWKEKAKVELEEWHARQNEQLEKTKTNNRAAEEAMISDLDENNPGTEWERVARLCDFNPKSSKQAKDVSRMRSVLISLKQSPLVR from the exons ATGGACGATTTTGACATGCTGAATGCGCCCAGTGCTGGAAACGGTGTCGGCTCGGAGGAGGACCCCGCTGCCGCTTTCCTGGCCCAGCAGGAGAGCGAAATTGCGGGCATTGAAAACGACGAAGGCTTCAGCATCTTGGACAGTGGAGATGTCCCCTCTTCGCTAGGAGACACTAACG ATGGTGCCATCAATGGAGAGCTTCATGGG GAAAGCAATGGTCCATCAGATGCCTATGCAGCAATTTCTAATGCAGACCGACTGCAGGCTGAACCAGAAAGTCTACGTAAGTGGAGGGAGGAGCAAAGAGAGAGGCTGGAGGAGCTAG ATGCTAACTCTCGCCAGCAGGAGACGGAATGGAAGGAGAAGGCCAAGGTGGAGCTGGAGGAATGGCATGCCAGGCAGAATGAGCAGCTGgagaaaaccaaaaccaataACAG GGCGGCTGAGGAAGCCATGATTTCAGATCTGGATGAGAACAACCCAGGCACAGAGTGGGAGCGGGTGGCACGGCTCTGTGACTTTAATCCCAAGTCCAGCAAGCAGGCTAAGGATGTGTCCCGCATGCGTTCGGTCCTCATCTCCCTGAAGCAGTCCCCACTAGTCCGCTAG
- the clta gene encoding clathrin light chain A isoform X1 — MDDFDMLNAPSAGNGVGSEEDPAAAFLAQQESEIAGIENDEGFSILDSGDVPSSLGDTNDGAINGELHGESNGPSDAYAAISNADRLQAEPESLRKWREEQRERLEELDANSRQQETEWKEKAKVELEEWHARQNEQLEKTKTNNRVLDEDFYKQPFSELIGYVTHINHPCYRLDQAAEEAMISDLDENNPGTEWERVARLCDFNPKSSKQAKDVSRMRSVLISLKQSPLVR, encoded by the exons ATGGACGATTTTGACATGCTGAATGCGCCCAGTGCTGGAAACGGTGTCGGCTCGGAGGAGGACCCCGCTGCCGCTTTCCTGGCCCAGCAGGAGAGCGAAATTGCGGGCATTGAAAACGACGAAGGCTTCAGCATCTTGGACAGTGGAGATGTCCCCTCTTCGCTAGGAGACACTAACG ATGGTGCCATCAATGGAGAGCTTCATGGG GAAAGCAATGGTCCATCAGATGCCTATGCAGCAATTTCTAATGCAGACCGACTGCAGGCTGAACCAGAAAGTCTACGTAAGTGGAGGGAGGAGCAAAGAGAGAGGCTGGAGGAGCTAG ATGCTAACTCTCGCCAGCAGGAGACGGAATGGAAGGAGAAGGCCAAGGTGGAGCTGGAGGAATGGCATGCCAGGCAGAATGAGCAGCTGgagaaaaccaaaaccaataACAG GGTGTTGGATGAAGACTTCTACAAGCAACCCTTCTCTGAGCTCATTGGTTATGT CACACATATTAACCATCCTTGCTACCGCCTAGACCA GGCGGCTGAGGAAGCCATGATTTCAGATCTGGATGAGAACAACCCAGGCACAGAGTGGGAGCGGGTGGCACGGCTCTGTGACTTTAATCCCAAGTCCAGCAAGCAGGCTAAGGATGTGTCCCGCATGCGTTCGGTCCTCATCTCCCTGAAGCAGTCCCCACTAGTCCGCTAG